One window of Cohnella hashimotonis genomic DNA carries:
- a CDS encoding YciI family protein, protein MNYTLMFYESQEDFAARTDPERQEAYLAGWTHYVHALREAGIVVFGSGLYAPETAATVKRRGGDMVVQDGPFPETKEQLGGIFVIDVPDMDAALEWAARGPVDTVEVRQNIPALK, encoded by the coding sequence ATGAATTACACGTTAATGTTTTATGAATCGCAGGAGGACTTCGCCGCCAGAACGGATCCGGAACGCCAAGAAGCTTATTTGGCAGGCTGGACGCACTATGTGCATGCGCTGCGGGAAGCGGGCATCGTCGTGTTCGGCTCCGGACTTTATGCGCCGGAGACGGCCGCTACCGTGAAGCGCCGCGGCGGAGATATGGTCGTGCAGGACGGACCTTTTCCCGAGACGAAGGAGCAGCTCGGCGGGATCTTCGTGATCGACGTGCCGGATATGGACGCCGCGTTGGAATGGGCGGCCCGGGGGCCGGTCGATACGGTGGAGGTCAGGCAGAACATTCCTGCGCTGAAGTAG
- a CDS encoding RNA polymerase sigma factor, with protein sequence MESHRIVEQTAREAYGRLLSYLTVHWRNPQDVEDALGDAFLSALEAWPMTGIPDKPEAWLLTIARRRLIDRARRSRVSAEALPTLLAMAEDARLLNASGAELPDERLAMMLLCAHPAIDPAMRTPLMLQTVLGLDAARIASAFIVKPATMSQRLTRVRAKIRAERLTFESADAMDTAEITARLDSVLEAVYAVYGTGWGEAAGNEATGGGLAGGGLAKEAVELGRLLLRFVPGEPEAYGLLALMLHCEARREARHDGEGNYVPLAEQDCARWDRGMIAEAERLLHAASQAGRIGRYQLMAAIQSVHAQRLWTGRTEWDALAQLYEGLVRMQPTLGACVSRAAAVAEAYGADRGMDLLASIPAENVVSYQPYWALAGHLYKRMHRHDEARSAYGRAIGLSADGSVRRFLSRQLAELSKLP encoded by the coding sequence ATGGAGTCGCATCGAATCGTCGAACAGACGGCGCGCGAGGCATACGGCCGGCTGCTCTCCTATCTGACGGTCCATTGGCGCAATCCGCAGGACGTGGAGGATGCGCTCGGAGATGCCTTTCTGTCGGCGCTGGAAGCTTGGCCTATGACGGGCATTCCCGATAAGCCCGAGGCTTGGCTGCTGACGATCGCCCGCAGGCGGCTGATCGACCGCGCCCGCCGCAGCCGCGTATCCGCCGAGGCGCTGCCGACGCTGCTGGCCATGGCCGAGGATGCTCGGCTTCTGAATGCGTCCGGCGCCGAGCTGCCGGACGAAAGGCTTGCCATGATGCTGCTGTGCGCGCACCCGGCGATCGATCCCGCGATGCGCACGCCGCTCATGCTGCAGACGGTGCTGGGGTTGGATGCAGCCCGTATCGCGTCTGCGTTTATCGTCAAGCCCGCGACGATGAGCCAGCGGCTGACCCGGGTGCGGGCTAAGATTCGCGCCGAGCGCCTCACGTTCGAATCGGCGGATGCGATGGATACGGCAGAAATTACGGCGCGCCTTGACTCCGTCCTGGAGGCGGTCTACGCCGTTTATGGGACCGGATGGGGCGAGGCGGCCGGCAATGAAGCGACTGGCGGGGGCCTGGCGGGAGGCGGATTGGCCAAGGAAGCGGTCGAGCTTGGCAGGCTGCTGCTCCGGTTCGTACCCGGCGAGCCGGAGGCGTACGGCCTGCTTGCGCTGATGCTGCATTGCGAGGCCCGCCGCGAGGCGCGGCATGATGGGGAAGGCAATTATGTTCCGCTCGCCGAGCAGGATTGCGCAAGATGGGACCGGGGCATGATTGCGGAGGCGGAACGCTTGTTGCATGCGGCCTCGCAGGCCGGCCGAATCGGGCGGTATCAACTCATGGCCGCGATTCAATCGGTGCATGCGCAGCGTCTATGGACGGGACGTACGGAGTGGGACGCGCTTGCGCAATTGTATGAGGGACTCGTCCGCATGCAGCCTACGCTGGGCGCCTGCGTGAGCCGTGCCGCGGCGGTCGCGGAGGCCTATGGCGCGGATCGGGGGATGGACTTGCTGGCGTCTATCCCGGCTGAGAACGTTGTGAGCTATCAGCCGTACTGGGCGCTGGCGGGACATTTGTACAAGCGGATGCACAGGCATGACGAGGCGCGTTCCGCCTATGGCCGGGCGATCGGACTTAGCGCGGACGGTTCGGTCCGGCGGTTTTTAAGCAGGCAGTTAGCGGAGCTGAGCAAGCTTCCATAA